Sequence from the Fulvivirga ligni genome:
TGTGCTTGCATTTTACCTACTGTGAGGTTATCATAAGAAATATAATAATCTATCTTATCTGAGAGCACTAGCCTGTCATAGGAGATTACAGGCACGCCGGCACTTTTTGCATAACCAACAATCTCTACGGCTTTCTTGGCATCTGTTGGTACCATAACCAATACATCTATTCCTTCATCAACCAGCTTTTTTCCTAATTTCACCTGTTCATCTGCATCACCATAAGGTACTTCTACAAGGCACTGGCCGCCTAGCTCTTCTATTTTCTTTTGAAATAATCGCTGATCTAAGTACCATCTGTCTATAACGTAACTATCCATGAGCAGCCCCACTTTTTGTGACCATGCGGGAATACTTAAGGATGAGATAAATAGTAGAAATAGAGCGAGTTTGATTGACTTATTCATGAGTAGTAGCGTTTTAAATTGATGACATTAACATTTTAATATACTTAAATATCGGAATCTTTGGAAGTTTCTAATATGAATATTGATGCTGTAGATATGAGTTATTCTTATGGAAAGAATGAGGCAATCTTTTCACCTCCATTAAAACTTTTATATATATTTGCATGAGTTTGGCCATGCAAAAAAAACTAATACTCGATACTCACCTCCTGCACATCACAGTGGACAGGCTTTGCCAGCAGCTGATTGAAGCTCATGGTAATTTCGATGGTACTGCTATTATAGGCATGCAGCCTCGCGGTATTCACTTAGCAGAAATGATTCACCAAAAATTAGAAGAGGATCTAAAGACCAAGATTGATCTGGGTTATTTAGATACTACCTTTTATCGTGATGACTTTAGAAGAAGAGATACGCCCGTAAAGGCCAATGCTACCAAGGTGCCTTTTATTATTGAAAATAGAAATGTAGTGCTTATTGATGATGTGCTTTTTACAGGTAGATCAGTGAGAGCAGCATTAGATGCTATGATAGCATTTGGAAGGCCCAAAAAAGTAGAATTACTAGTTCTTGTAAATAGAAAATATTCCAGAGACCTGCCTATTGAACCCGATTATATAGGGAAGGACGTAAATACCCTTGAATCTCAACGTGTTTTAGTAGAGTTAGAGGGCGGAAAGCATAATAAAATTTGGTTGATAAATAAGGAAGAAAAATAGATGTCACAATTAAGTCAAAAACACCTTCTTGGCATTAAAAATTTAACAGAAAAAGACATTCAACTTATTTATGAGACCGCTAAGACCTTTAAAGATGTAATTAACAGACCTATTAAAAAGGTCCCATCTTTAAGAGACATTACCATTGCTAACATCTTTTTTGAAAACTCTACCAGAACCAGACTTTCGTTTGAGCTGGCTGAAAAGCGTTTGTCGGCTGATGTTGTAAACTTCTCTTCATCAAATAGTTCTGTGAAAAAAGGGGAGACCTTGCTGGATACCGTGAATAACATCCTTGCCATGAAAGTAGATATGGTAGTGATGAGGCACAGCAGCCCTGGAGCGCCACATTTTCTTTCAAAACATATAGACGCTAACATTGTAAACGCTGGAGACGGTACTCATGAGCACCCAACGCAAGCGTTATTAGATACCTATTCTATCTTAGAAAAGCATGGTAAGCTGCAAGGTCTTAAAGTGGCTATCATCGGAGATATTTTACATTCCAGAGTGGCCATATCTAATATATTTGCCCTACAGAAAATGGGAGCAGAGGTGATGGTTTGCGGACCTAATACATTATTACCTAAATACATCAGTTCACTAGGTGTGAAAGTAGAGCTAGATGTAATGAAAGCACTACAGTGGTGTGATGTAGCTAACGTATTAAGGATTCAGCTGGAAAGACAGCAGATCAAGTATTTCCCTTCTTTAAGAGAGTATTCACTTTACTACGGCATCGATAGAAAAATGCTGGATAAGCTAGATAAGAAGATCACGATTATGCACCCAGGGCCAATAAACAGAGGTGTGGAATTGAATAGTGATGTGGCTGATTCTGAGCATGCTATTATCCTTGATCAGGTTGAAAATGGTGTGGCTGTGAGAATGGCTGTGCTTTACCTTTTAGCTGGCGTACATAATTAAAAGAGATTGCTCCAGAGGCGAACCCCTGAAGCAATCCTCCTAACTTAAACCCTACTTAATAGAGATTTTTGAATGCATGATACTATCTCCTGAAATTACTTTCAGTAGATAGATTCCTGCCGTCATATTATCTGTGTCCACCTGAGTGTGACTTCCCGTTAAGGCACCTTCTTTTACTGATGTGCCTGATAGGTTATAGATTACAAATGATGCATCATCACGGATATCACTATCTACGGCTATGGTAAACTCATTTTCTGCCGGATTAGGATATACATTGAAAGCCTCAGAAAGCATGCTATCTGATGAGCCAACTCTGGCTGATATGCTTACAGGTTCCAATACCCACTGAGCGCTTTCCCACTGAGGATAGATAGTGCCATGTTGAGCATTTCCTTGAAGGTTCTCTACATTAATGTATTGATTACCCTGCCATACATTTCTGATTCTTACAAATCCGCCACCTGCGTCTTCCATAGCCCATCTTGAGCTCTGCCATCCGAAAGTTCTTGGCGTACATTGCACCTGTCCTGTCAGATTCTCAATATGCATGTAATGACCTGTAGCCACATTTCTGATTTCCTGACCGTTATTTACATCTTCAAGCACCCATAGATAAGAATCACCAGATGAAGAATTAGTGTACTGTACTCTATCACCACCATCTCTCAGGTAAGTGTTCTGCCATCTGTTCTTAATTCTATAGGCAGTAGAGCCGGTGTTGTCAGGAGTTACAGTAATAGTTACATCATCAGTGCTGCTTAGAGAACCATCGCTCACCGTTAACCTGAATACATAGCTGTTTCCGCTGGCCAGGCCATTCACGGAAGTGCTTGCTGCGTTAGCATTGCTGATAGATACAGAAGGTCCATTGATTTGGCTCCAGCTGTAAGTTAAGCTGTTGCCATCAGGGTCAGTACCTGAACCAGATAAATTCGCACTTCCTGTACCGGCAGGTAGATTTTGATCATTTCCTGCATTAGCAGTAGGAGCCTGGTTCGTATTGCCTTGCTGCACTGTGATAGAAACATCATCGCTGCTGCTCAATACTCCGTCACTCACGGTTAGACTGAATACATAAGTGTTGCCGTTTGATAAACCGGAAGCGGAAGCATTTGCTGCCTGAGCATTATTTAAGGTAGCCGCAGGACCACTAATCTGACTCCAGCTGAAAGAAACATTATCTCCGTCAGGGTCTGTTCCAGAACCACTTAAGTTGGCTGTGGTTGTTCCTGAAGATAATGATTGATCGCTGCCAGCATTAGCCGTAGGAGCCTGATTAGATGGATTACCATCAATTCTCACTTCAAAATCACCATTGTTGTTGAAGAAAGCGATGTCTTCACCCGCAATGTTGGTGAAAGTGGTGTTTGACAATTCCATCCATCCGTCAAAGGTATTAGTAGGAGAGAAGTTCGCTACATAAATTCCATGACCTCCTGATTCTCCTGAGCCTGTGGTGTACTGAGGTCCGTTGTTTACATCTAGGGCAACTCCGGTTCCATCAATATGTACATTGTTGAAAAAGATATTATCAATCACTCGGTCATTGTTAGAAGGCATGTAAGAGTGTACAAAAACAGCATCATGCTGAGAGTTGATTACATCTATATTGGTAAAATTGGCATATTGAAGATCATAAGCCTGACCTTGTGTAGGTTCAGGTAGTTCCAGCTCAATGGCTCCAAATCTGTACGTCCAGATGTTCTTGGTGGTACCGCAACCAATAACGGTAACATCATGAATGTTTATGGCTTCAGAAGCATTTGATCCAAACGGGTAAGCCGGGAACTGGGTGTTTAACCTAATACCAGGGCCGGCGAAGTTATCCTTAATGATCAGGTGATGTGCCTCATGGCTATGACCACCGAAGAAGCCTAAACCAGCTGCTCTTAAGTTATTCTCAACAGTGTTATATCTGAAAATATTACCATAACTAGGAGTTGGAGGTACAGCTTCAAGATAATTTACTGACCATGTCGCCATGGCATCATCAATACAGTTTCTAAAACTGGTATGCTCTACCACAGTGTTACGGGTTCCTTTGGCCAGATTCACACCATCGGCATATACGTTTCTGATTCGGCAGTTACTGATGACCAATCCATCAGTCACATTCCATCCTCCAGACTGCATGGAAGATATCCAGAAGCCTGTTTCAAAGTGCTCAGCCCAGACATTTGTAATGGTAGAACCAGATCCTACACTTCCGTTCACTGCTTTGTTACCAGGTATACGAGAGTTGGTAGCACTGTTCATATAGAAGTCTTGAAGGTGGATGTTATTCGCATCGAACAAGAATCCTGCACCATTTTGCGAGGTGCTGCTGAAGTATATTTCAGTATGCCACATACCAGCTCCCTGGATGGTTAGACCATCGTTAGGGACCCACATGTTACCAGAAGGAGAACCGTTTCCTTGACCATTAATAAATCTACCTGCTGGAATATAAATACCTTGAATGCTAGGATCACCATTGGCTAAATCAAGACACGTTCTAAAGGCTGCCGCATCATTGGTTTCATCATTTGGTGTGGCTCCATAGTCCATAATATTAAGATATCCGGCTGGTTGACTGATTGGTGCGGGCACATTTTCAAGTTCAATGAAGTCGATGCCATAAGCGCCGCCACCACCATCTTTCTGCAATCTGATCACATCTCCTGAATTCAGAGCATTTGCTAGTACCACGTGCACTTCATCAAACCTCATTCTTGGCTCAGGGTTTGATCCTTGAGGAGTATTTGACGGGGTTCCTGTAGTAGATGGGCTGATATCAAAATATTGCCATGCCCAGTATGAGCTTAAGCTAATATCTCTTACCTTACTTCCATTTACATAAACGCCCATAGTTCCGGTGCTATTGTCTGATAATGAGAATCTTAAGTTAAGTCCATTAAGGCCTGAGCTAGAAACAGTCCACTCTACATAGCTGCCATTTGAAGGTAAGCTTACAAACTTTCTGTCGCTGGCTTCTGAGGCTAGCTGTGCCATATCATAAGTAGGTCCTTGTACAGAAGCACCATTACCAAGTGTGGCATTTTCTGACTCATAGCGAGTATAAGGAGCATCATAGTCACCACGGTCAGTTGGGTAAACTGGCTCTGAGCTCACTGTAAGCAGTACTTCATCACTAGCGGATGCGTTGTTATTATCCGTGGCTGTTAACCTGAATACATAACTACCTTCTACAAGATTGGAAGCGTTCAATACTGCTGTGTTTTGTCCGGTTAAGCTGGCGTTTGAAGGGCCGCTCACCTGTGTCCATGCGTAAGAACTGATGGTGCCATCACTGTCAGTGGCAGATCCGCTCAAAGTGGCGCTGTTGGTAGGTAGCTGAATGCTTAGGTTATTACCGGCATTTACCACCGGTGGCTGATTAGAGCCAATGCTTATAGCTACCACATCTGTGGCAGTGGTTCCGTTGCTACTCACCGCTAGTTGGAAAGTGTAGCTATTGCCATCACTTAGACCACTAACGGTTGTATTTACAGCATTAGCATTTGCAATACTTACCGAAGGACCATTTACCTGAGTCCATGCATAGCTTAAAGTGCCAGGACCAGAGCTTCCTGCACCTGATAAATTAGCTGAGGTTGTACCTTTTGGAAGAGACTGATCTGTTCCGGCGTTGGCCACCACTACATCACCACACGTGGTTAAGTAAACAGTACCAAACAAACTAGGGTTTGACCAGGCCATCTCAGAGGTAGAGAAGGCTGCGATCTGCGCATCTCTGGCGCCACCGCCATCATCGTCATCAATTTGCACATCTATACCAATTTGGTTACCGATGGCTGGTGTTACGCCAATGGTAGACCATGGAATAGAAACTTCCATAGCATATCCATTACCGGTACTGTACATCGAGTGGTTAATGCCTGAAGCGTTTTGAACAGAGTTGCCACCCAGGTGAACAGTGCCATCATTCCAACGGAAACCTAACTGGAAGTCATTCTGCCCGTCATAACTGGAACCTTTGCTGTTATCGCCATCAATGAAGATGTTCATAACGTCGTCATTCCACCATTCACCACCAGAATCATTGTTAAGTGAATTGTCAGTAGACTGGACTAATAGATACAGGTTATTGTTGTCGTAAAGTGCTTTATAGCTTCCGCTGAAATCTCCAGGCATGCCGCCCAAAGTCACATTTGAAATGTTCACAGCACCTACATTATTCCAAACAGCATCTACATTTTGATCGATGGTTGGAGGCGTACTGGTAAGTCCAATATTCGGAGCAGAACAAGGTGCATTATCATTATCGGTAATGGAAATGGATGCGGATGTACTTCCTCCTAACTGATACCCAGAACCAGATTGAAGCGTAAGGGTAAGTGTTTCAGTATCTTCAAAGTCAGAATCATCTAAAGGGGTTATAATAATGATTCTGGATGTATTTGAAGGTGTTAAAGTAATCGATCCACTTAGTGAAGGATTGGCCGAATAATCTGATGGTGAGGCTGTTCCACTGACAGAATAGTTCACCGTTACATTCTGGCTGGTTTCTGAAATACTGATGGTAAACTGTCCTGTGTCACCGTTTTCGTCTGCTTGATCGTCATTAGCCACAATGTTTACTGCAGAAACTACCGTTACCGTAATCTGTGCGGTATGTCCACCATCAGCAGAGGTTACAGTTAAAGTCGCTGTACCTGTGCCATGCGCTACCACCTTACTTTCTACCTCATCATAAGTGGCTACTGAGGCATTAGAAGAGCTCCATGATACGGCCTTGTTAGTGGCGTTGGTAGGGCTATAAATAACCGATAGCGAAGCACTTTGTCCCGCAGCTAGATTAAGGTTGTTTTCCGAAAGTGAAATACCTGTTAGTGGTACATTGATATTTTGTAGTATCAGATTAAAATTTTGGTTAGCCTGGAAAATTGGAGGATCCCTTTCAATATTTTCCATACTGAGGTTATTGAAAACTGCTGTTCCCGAACCTCCAAAGGTAAGAATAGCGGCTCCTTCTGAGGCTACTGTGTATAAGGATGCCGTGTAAGGATCTAAACCAGTGCCATTGACACTTATATTGTCAAAATGAAGGTCAGAGCCATTTCCACCAATTTGTATACCATGGCGCTGAGCATCAATTACATTGATATTTTCAAAATAAACACCTCTCACAGCTCCACCTGTAGAATTAACTTCGATAGCACCACGATGGAAGTTCCAAAGGTCATTACTGGTTCCGCAGGCTATGATAGTGTTTTCATAAAAGCGAATCTGATTTGTATTGTCAAAGTGATATCCTGGGAAATCAGTAGTAAGCCTAATACCTGATCCTGCCATGTTATCTTTGATAATACAATGGTGTACTTCATGACCATCACCACCAAAAATGGCAGCTCCACCGGCTCTGTATGTGTGCTCTACAGTGTTGTATCTGAAGATGTTGTTCACTGCCATAGGTGCTCCAAAGTCACTATTTGGCCACACAGCCATGGCGTCATCACCATTACTTCGGAAGTTGTTCTGAGCCACAATAGTGTTAGAAGTTCCCTGACATAAATTGATTCCGTCAGCATAGTTATTCCTGATCCTGTTGTTGGAAAAGTTCAGATTCTGAGTGATATCAATAGGGTAGGGAGGATCATATCCTGCTATCCAGGCACCACACTCAAAGTGAGTAACCCATACATCATGGATGCTGGAATTATTACCATAAGTTCCCATGAAGCCTTTGTAAGTAACATATTGGCCGTTAAGGAAACGCTGATTGTTAACCGTGTTTAGGTAGAAATGTGAGAACTCTACATTTGAGCAACGAGCCAAAATACCTCCGCTAAATACAGCTTCAGTGGAAAAATAAAGTTCCGTGTGCCACATGCCAGCACCAGTTACGCCGATATTGTTTTCATTTACGATCAACTTCTGACTAAGCATAAAGCGGCCTTGAGGAATGTAAACCCCTGTACCTGCATTCTGCGCAGCTGTTAAAGCAGACTGGAAAGCAGCTAAATCATCAGTTCCATCATTAGGAGTAGCTCCATAATCGGTTACAGAGACATAACCAGAAGGCTTTTGACGTGGCGCGGCTACATTTTCAATTTCAACGAAA
This genomic interval carries:
- a CDS encoding PKD domain-containing protein, which produces MEKLKLPCKRVWGDLFTFSPPGILNILLLSLIFSPLLSFAQSDGLPRGAFQMPYVRYESEAGSRGGGANYYQNPTFLQDQIAAEASDQKYVGLPNNGAYVEWTVNQNANGVTMRFTMPDAPGGEGNNGSLDVYVNGSLSQTVNLTSYWAWQYFPGSEPEDHPGNRPRMRFDEVHFLLNNPLSPGDVLRIQKNNGDGFEYGVDFVEIENVAAPRQKPSGYVSVTDYGATPNDGTDDLAAFQSALTAAQNAGTGVYIPQGRFMLSQKLIVNENNIGVTGAGMWHTELYFSTEAVFSGGILARCSNVEFSHFYLNTVNNQRFLNGQYVTYKGFMGTYGNNSSIHDVWVTHFECGAWIAGYDPPYPIDITQNLNFSNNRIRNNYADGINLCQGTSNTIVAQNNFRSNGDDAMAVWPNSDFGAPMAVNNIFRYNTVEHTYRAGGAAIFGGDGHEVHHCIIKDNMAGSGIRLTTDFPGYHFDNTNQIRFYENTIIACGTSNDLWNFHRGAIEVNSTGGAVRGVYFENINVIDAQRHGIQIGGNGSDLHFDNISVNGTGLDPYTASLYTVASEGAAILTFGGSGTAVFNNLSMENIERDPPIFQANQNFNLILQNINVPLTGISLSENNLNLAAGQSASLSVIYSPTNATNKAVSWSSSNASVATYDEVESKVVAHGTGTATLTVTSADGGHTAQITVTVVSAVNIVANDDQADENGDTGQFTISISETSQNVTVNYSVSGTASPSDYSANPSLSGSITLTPSNTSRIIIITPLDDSDFEDTETLTLTLQSGSGYQLGGSTSASISITDNDNAPCSAPNIGLTSTPPTIDQNVDAVWNNVGAVNISNVTLGGMPGDFSGSYKALYDNNNLYLLVQSTDNSLNNDSGGEWWNDDVMNIFIDGDNSKGSSYDGQNDFQLGFRWNDGTVHLGGNSVQNASGINHSMYSTGNGYAMEVSIPWSTIGVTPAIGNQIGIDVQIDDDDGGGARDAQIAAFSTSEMAWSNPSLFGTVYLTTCGDVVVANAGTDQSLPKGTTSANLSGAGSSGPGTLSYAWTQVNGPSVSIANANAVNTTVSGLSDGNSYTFQLAVSSNGTTATDVVAISIGSNQPPVVNAGNNLSIQLPTNSATLSGSATDSDGTISSYAWTQVSGPSNASLTGQNTAVLNASNLVEGSYVFRLTATDNNNASASDEVLLTVSSEPVYPTDRGDYDAPYTRYESENATLGNGASVQGPTYDMAQLASEASDRKFVSLPSNGSYVEWTVSSSGLNGLNLRFSLSDNSTGTMGVYVNGSKVRDISLSSYWAWQYFDISPSTTGTPSNTPQGSNPEPRMRFDEVHVVLANALNSGDVIRLQKDGGGGAYGIDFIELENVPAPISQPAGYLNIMDYGATPNDETNDAAAFRTCLDLANGDPSIQGIYIPAGRFINGQGNGSPSGNMWVPNDGLTIQGAGMWHTEIYFSSTSQNGAGFLFDANNIHLQDFYMNSATNSRIPGNKAVNGSVGSGSTITNVWAEHFETGFWISSMQSGGWNVTDGLVISNCRIRNVYADGVNLAKGTRNTVVEHTSFRNCIDDAMATWSVNYLEAVPPTPSYGNIFRYNTVENNLRAAGLGFFGGHSHEAHHLIIKDNFAGPGIRLNTQFPAYPFGSNASEAINIHDVTVIGCGTTKNIWTYRFGAIELELPEPTQGQAYDLQYANFTNIDVINSQHDAVFVHSYMPSNNDRVIDNIFFNNVHIDGTGVALDVNNGPQYTTGSGESGGHGIYVANFSPTNTFDGWMELSNTTFTNIAGEDIAFFNNNGDFEVRIDGNPSNQAPTANAGSDQSLSSGTTTANLSGSGTDPDGDNVSFSWSQISGPAATLNNAQAANASASGLSNGNTYVFSLTVSDGVLSSSDDVSITVQQGNTNQAPTANAGNDQNLPAGTGSANLSGSGTDPDGNSLTYSWSQINGPSVSISNANAASTSVNGLASGNSYVFRLTVSDGSLSSTDDVTITVTPDNTGSTAYRIKNRWQNTYLRDGGDRVQYTNSSSGDSYLWVLEDVNNGQEIRNVATGHYMHIENLTGQVQCTPRTFGWQSSRWAMEDAGGGFVRIRNVWQGNQYINVENLQGNAQHGTIYPQWESAQWVLEPVSISARVGSSDSMLSEAFNVYPNPAENEFTIAVDSDIRDDASFVIYNLSGTSVKEGALTGSHTQVDTDNMTAGIYLLKVISGDSIMHSKISIK
- the pyrR gene encoding bifunctional pyr operon transcriptional regulator/uracil phosphoribosyltransferase PyrR, yielding MQKKLILDTHLLHITVDRLCQQLIEAHGNFDGTAIIGMQPRGIHLAEMIHQKLEEDLKTKIDLGYLDTTFYRDDFRRRDTPVKANATKVPFIIENRNVVLIDDVLFTGRSVRAALDAMIAFGRPKKVELLVLVNRKYSRDLPIEPDYIGKDVNTLESQRVLVELEGGKHNKIWLINKEEK
- a CDS encoding aspartate carbamoyltransferase catalytic subunit — translated: MSQLSQKHLLGIKNLTEKDIQLIYETAKTFKDVINRPIKKVPSLRDITIANIFFENSTRTRLSFELAEKRLSADVVNFSSSNSSVKKGETLLDTVNNILAMKVDMVVMRHSSPGAPHFLSKHIDANIVNAGDGTHEHPTQALLDTYSILEKHGKLQGLKVAIIGDILHSRVAISNIFALQKMGAEVMVCGPNTLLPKYISSLGVKVELDVMKALQWCDVANVLRIQLERQQIKYFPSLREYSLYYGIDRKMLDKLDKKITIMHPGPINRGVELNSDVADSEHAIILDQVENGVAVRMAVLYLLAGVHN